CAGGACCTGGTCGCGGACCTACCCGCGGGCAACTCGCTCGACCTCGGTTGCGGCACCGGAGACGCGTCCATCTACCTGGCGCAACACGGGTGGACGGCCACCGGCGTCGACTACGTCGACCAACCACTCGAAGCCGCTCGCGCCAAGGCCGCCGCGGCCAAAGCCAACGTCAACTTCGTCAAGGCCGACGTCACCAAGCTCAGCCGCGAAGGCATCGGCAGCAACTTCCAACTGATCGTCGACAACGGCTGCCTGCACAACTTGAGCGACGGCGATCGCGACCACTACGTCCGCGAGGTCAGCGCCGTCGCGGCCCCACAAGCGCGACTGCTCATCGTCGCGTTCCTCCCCGGCGGCCGCTTCGGTGTACGCGGCGCGCAGCCCACCGAGATGGAACGACGGTTCACGGACACCTGGACGCTGCTGTCCAGCGGCACCGAACGTCAACTTGACGAGGAGCAGACCCCGGCGAAGTTCTATCTCTACGAACGCAAAAGCCCCTGAAACCGTTGAGTCCCAGGGGCTTTCGCGGGTGGTGAGTTAGGTCAGCGATGCCGGCGGCAGGAAACGGTCGCCGTATTTAGCGGCCAGCTCCTTGGCCCGGGCGATGAAAGCATCCTTGCCACGGCCCAGCGGCCCCTCGTAGCCGACGATGAACTGCGCGCTGCCGCCGGTCCACGGCGGGAACCCGATGCCCATGATCGACCCGATGTTGGCGTCGGCGGTCGACGTCAACACGCCTTCGTCGAGGCACTTCTGGGTTTCCAGCGCCTCGGCGAACAGCATCCGGTCGATCATGTCCTGCAGCGGCGGCTGCGACGAGCCGGACTTGAACGTCTCACGCAGGCCCGGCCACAGGTTGGTCCGCTTGCCGTCGACGTACTCGTAGAAGCCGGCGCCGGACAGCCGGGACGGACGACCGAGCTCGATCATCTTCTCCACCACGGCTTCTGCCGGGTGCGGCTCGTACGTGCCACCGGCATCCTCGATGCCCTTACGCGAAGCGGTCGCGATCTTGTGCATCAGCTCGAGGTTGAGCTCGTCGGAGAGCTGCAGCGGCGGCGCCGGGTAGCCGGCCTGCGAACCGGCCTGCTCGATGCTGTAGGGCTCCACGCCCTCGCCGAGCATCGCCAGCGCCTCGTTGACGAAGGTGCCGATGACGCGGGAGGTGAAAAAGCCGCGGCTGTCGTTGACCACGATCGGGGTCTTGCCGATGGCCAGGGTGTAATCGAACACCCGGGCCAGCGCCTCGTCGGAAGTCTTTTCGCCCCTGATGATTTCGACCAGTGGCATCTTGTCGACCGGCGAGAAGAAGTGGATTCCGACGAAGTCCTCCTGGCGCTTCACGCCGGTCGCCAGACCGGTGATCGGCAGCGTCGAGGTGTTGGACCCGAGCAGCGCGTTGGGCTCGACGATGTCCTCGATCTCCTGGAATACCTTGTGCTTGAGGTCCTGGTTCTCGAAGACGGCCTCGACCACGAAGTCGACACCCTTGAGTGCCTCGGGGTCGGCGGCCGGGGTGATGCGGGCCAGCAACGCCTTAGACTTCTCCTCGGTGGTCTTGCCCCGCTCGAGCGCCTTGGCCTCGAGCTTTTCCGAGTAACCCTTGCCCTTCTCCGCGGCCTCGATGCTGACGTCCTTCAGCACGACCTCGTAACCGGCCTTGGCCGACACGTAGGCGATTCCGGCGCCCATCATGCCCGCGCCCAGCACACCGATCTTGTGGATCTTGACCTTTTCGATGCCGTCGGGGCGGGACCCGCCGCCGTTGATGGTCTGCAGGTCCATGAAGAACGCCTGGATCATGTTCTTGGCAACCTGACCGGTGACCAGCGACGTGAAGTAGCGGCTCTCGATCCGGCTGGCGGTGTCGAAGTCGACCTGCGCGCCCTCGACGGCCGCGGCCAGGATCGCCCGCGGCGCAGGCATGTTCGCGCCCTTGAGCTGCGAACGCAGCAGCGAAGGGAACGACGGCAGGATCGCCGCCAGCGCCGGCGACGACGGAGTGCCGCCCGGAATCTTGTGACCCTTGACGTCCCACGGCTGCGTGTGCGACTCGGGGTTCGCCTTGATCCACGCCTTGGCTTTGGGAACCAGTTCGTCGACGCTGCCGACCAACTCGTCGACCAGGCCGGCCTCCTTGGCCTTGGTCGGGTTAAACCGGGTGCCCTGGCTCAACACGTTCATGAACGCGTTCTGGATGCCGAACATGCGAACGGTGCGGGTGACACCGCCACCGCCGGGCAGCAGGCCCAGCGTCACCTCGGGCAGACCGACGACCAGACCCTTGACGTCTGCGGCGATGCGGTGGTGACACGCCAGCGCGATCTCCAGACCACCGCCGAGCGCGGCGCCGTTGATGGCGGCCACCACCGGCTTGCCCAGGGTCTCCAGCGCACGCAG
The sequence above is a segment of the Candidatus Mycobacterium wuenschmannii genome. Coding sequences within it:
- a CDS encoding 3-hydroxyacyl-CoA dehydrogenase NAD-binding domain-containing protein; protein product: MAENTIHWDKDADGIVTLTLDDPTGSANVMNEHYAESMHNAVEKLVAEKDSITGVVIASAKKTFFAGGDLKGMIKLGPEDAGEAFDTVENVKRDLRALETLGKPVVAAINGAALGGGLEIALACHHRIAADVKGLVVGLPEVTLGLLPGGGGVTRTVRMFGIQNAFMNVLSQGTRFNPTKAKEAGLVDELVGSVDELVPKAKAWIKANPESHTQPWDVKGHKIPGGTPSSPALAAILPSFPSLLRSQLKGANMPAPRAILAAAVEGAQVDFDTASRIESRYFTSLVTGQVAKNMIQAFFMDLQTINGGGSRPDGIEKVKIHKIGVLGAGMMGAGIAYVSAKAGYEVVLKDVSIEAAEKGKGYSEKLEAKALERGKTTEEKSKALLARITPAADPEALKGVDFVVEAVFENQDLKHKVFQEIEDIVEPNALLGSNTSTLPITGLATGVKRQEDFVGIHFFSPVDKMPLVEIIRGEKTSDEALARVFDYTLAIGKTPIVVNDSRGFFTSRVIGTFVNEALAMLGEGVEPYSIEQAGSQAGYPAPPLQLSDELNLELMHKIATASRKGIEDAGGTYEPHPAEAVVEKMIELGRPSRLSGAGFYEYVDGKRTNLWPGLRETFKSGSSQPPLQDMIDRMLFAEALETQKCLDEGVLTSTADANIGSIMGIGFPPWTGGSAQFIVGYEGPLGRGKDAFIARAKELAAKYGDRFLPPASLT
- a CDS encoding class I SAM-dependent methyltransferase, giving the protein MGFKRTLFRLLYRFGFTPWDGHPIAKNLQDLVADLPAGNSLDLGCGTGDASIYLAQHGWTATGVDYVDQPLEAARAKAAAAKANVNFVKADVTKLSREGIGSNFQLIVDNGCLHNLSDGDRDHYVREVSAVAAPQARLLIVAFLPGGRFGVRGAQPTEMERRFTDTWTLLSSGTERQLDEEQTPAKFYLYERKSP